One part of the Gossypium raimondii isolate GPD5lz chromosome 1, ASM2569854v1, whole genome shotgun sequence genome encodes these proteins:
- the LOC105787013 gene encoding uncharacterized protein LOC105787013, with the protein MEKEPVDFWVMEAIGIDIAQCLDEFRGKVGDGPTRSEYWLEHTQRVLDEILCPPYDCLRFVVSLMKVEAFYWWTALIAVVPKARVNWVFFKTEFRKKYVKKRYLNKRKKEFLKLKQGNQSVAKYECKFVQLSKYACEIVSSEEEMGIRLEDGLNDEIKLLVGVMKI; encoded by the exons ATGGAGAAAGAACCTGTTGACTTTTGGGTTATGGAAGCGATTGGCATCGATATTGCTCAGTGCCTCGATG AGTTCCGTGGTAAGGTGGGTGATGGTCCAACCAGATCTGAATACTGGTTAGAGCATACTCAAAGGGTTTTAGATGAGATATTGTGTCCTCCATATGACTGTTTGAGATTTGTTGTGTCGTTGATGAAAGTGGAAGCTTTTTACTGGTGGACTGCTCTAATCGCGGTTGTACCTAAGGCACGAGTGAATTGGGTATTCTTTAAAACTGAGTTTCGAAAGAAATACGTCAAAAAGAGATATCtcaacaaaaggaaaaaagagttCCTCAAGTTGAAACAGGGTAACCAATCTGTTGCAAAATATGAATGTAAGTTTGTTCAACTCAGTAAATATGCTTGTGAAATTGTATCTTCTGAGGAAGAAATGGGTATACGGCTTGAAGATGGATTAAATGACGAGATCAAGTTGTTGGTTGGAGTGATGAAAATTTGA